The following nucleotide sequence is from Austwickia chelonae.
CCCACATCGGACGACCTGCGGGGAAGCGTTCTGAGGCACCTCGGAGCGGCATACCCTGAAGGGGTACGGCGGCTGATATCGGGCCTCTCGTGAGGCTGCGCATCAGTTGTCCCGCCACCCCGGTGGTGCCGCCCGCCTGCGGCACCGATCCGGGCCCCGAAGGCAGAGGAGAAGATGATGAGCGACTTCGTGTACGAAGATCTATTGCCGATCGGCGACGATCCGACCCCTTATCGGAAGTTGAGCGACGACGGAGTTCGAACGATTTCCGGCCCAGATGGGCGAACCTTCCTTCAGATCGCCCCGGAGGCGCTCACTCTGTTGGCTCAGACCGCCATGCATGACATCGCCCACTATCTGCGTCCGGCTCATCTCCAGCAGCTACGGACCATCATGGACGACCCTGAGGCCAGCGACAATGACAAGTTCGTCGCTCTCGATCTGCTGAAGAACGCCAATATCTCGGCCGGTGATGTCCTGCCGATGTGTCAGGACACCGGGACAGCGATCGTGATGGGCAAGCGTGGACAGCACGTTCTGACCGAAGGCACGGACGAAGAGCCGATCAGCCGTGGGGTGTACGAGGCCTACACCAAGCTCAATCTGCGCTATTCGCAGAACGCACCGGTGACCATGTTCGAGGAGAAGAACACCGGGAACAACCTTCCGGCCCAGATCGAGTTGTATGCCGACACCGCGCCAGGACACGAGAACACTTACAAGTTCCTGTTCATGGCCAAGGGCGGCGGCAGCGCCAATAAGTCCTATCTCTTCCAGGAGACCAAGGCCATTCTCAACCCTGAAGCAATCAGGAGCTTCCTCAGGGAGAAGATTTCTTCACTCGGCACAGCAGCCTGCCCGCCGTATCATCTGGCCATCGTCATCGGTGGCACATCTGCCGAATTTGCTTTGAAGAGTGCAAAATATGCATCAGCAAAATATCTCGATGAATTGCCTACCAAAGGAAATGCCGCCACCGGACGAGGCTTCCGGGATCTCGATATGGAACACAAGGTTCTCGAGCTGACTCGAGAACTAGGAATCGGAGCCCAGTTCGGCGGTAAGTACTTCTGTCACGATGTACGCGTGATCCGCCTTCCTCGTCATGGCGCTTCCCTGCCGGTGGCAATCGCCGTGTCCTGCTCCGCAGACCGACAGTGCCGGGGGAAGATCACGCCTGAGGGGGTCTTCATCGAGCAGCTCGAGTTCGAACCTGCGAAGTACCTACCTGAAGTCATCGACGATGATCTGCCCGATCAAGGCGATGACGTAGTCCGGATCGATCTGTCTCGTCCGATGCCGGAAATCCTGCACGAGCTCTCACAGCATCCCATCAGGACAAGGGTCTCCCTCACCGGAACCTTGGTCGTGGGCAGGGATATCGCCCACGCCAAGATCAAGGAGCGGTTGGACGCCGGCGAAGAGATGCCTCAGTACATGAAGGACCACCCGGTGTACTACGCCGGCCCCGCCAAGACACCGGAGGGCATGCCCTCTGGCTCTTTCGGACCGACCACGGCAGGCCGGATGGACTCATATGTGGATCAGTTCCAGGCAGCAGGCGGTTCGATGATCATGCTGGCCAAGGGAAACAGGTCGAAGCAGGTCACGGATGCCTGCGCCAACCACGGCGGTTTCTACCTGGGATCGATCGGTGGGCCGGCAGCGCGCCTTGCCCAGGATTGCATCAAGAAGGTAGAGGTGTTGGAATATCCCGAGCTCGGCATGGAAGCTGTCTGGAAGATTGAAGTCGAAGATTTCCCTGCTTTCATCGTCGTTGATGACAAGGGAAATGACTTCTTCGCCACGGTTGGCCCGAAAAGCATTCAGCGCACCATCCCCACCCGGCCAGGCCTGGAAGATCAGGGCCGTGGCCCCGACTCCGGAACGGTGAAGTGACTTCAAGGATTCCTCAGAAGCTGGCCGGCAGCGCCGCTGCAACAAGCCGGCCAGCTTCTCCTGCCCAGGCTTGGGCAGCTCTGCGTGCTGGCAACGATCGTTTCGTCGCAGGCACACCGGAACGTCCTAATCAGAATGCAGCCAGACGAGGCGAGATCGTAGGGGGGCAGGCCCCCTTCGCGGTTTTCTTCGGCTGCGGGGATTCCCGTGTCGCTGCGGAAGTGATCTTCGACCAGGGGCTGGGCGATCTCTTCGTCGTCCGCACAGCTGGACACATCTTGAGTGATGGCGTGCTCGGGTCCCTCGAATTCGCTGTCGAGGAACTCTCCGTACCGCTCATCGTGGTTCTCGGCCACGACTCCTGCGGCGCGGTCAAGGCAGCCATCAGGCATTACAACGATGCGTCGATGCCCAAGGGGTACATCCGAGACATCGTCGAAAGAGTTACGCCCAGCGTGATCGCTGCGCACCGCGCGGGTGCCACCACCACTGACGAGGTGGAGGTCGAGCATGTGCGTCAGACGCTGCACCTCATCTATGAACGTTCGCAACTCATCAGGAACACCGTTGATCGAGGCCAATGCGCCATCATCGGGTTGACCTACGCGCTGGCCGAGGGACATGCCACCGTTGTGGACTATCTCGGAGTGATCACCGAGTGATTCCTGGATCTCGGCCGTCGCCCTCCGGTGATTCCAGAGTGGGGACGACCGAAATCTGCTTGACCTGAAGAGGTTCGCGCGGTTCAGGAGGAGAGCGTCAGCCGGGCGCGCACCACACTTGCGAGCTGATCAGCTGCTTCTTGAGCACGTTCCTGAGTATCAGCTTCGACCATCACCCTCACCAAGGGCTCGGTTCCCGACTTACGTAGGAGAACCCTGCCCGAGCTACCGAACTGGGCCTCGATCTCCCGAACGGCTTGCTGTACTCCTTCGTCGCTCTGGACCCGGTCCTTGTCGACGCCCTTGACGTTGATGAGCACCTGGGGAAGACGGTGCATCACCGAAGCCAGATCGGCAAGGCTACGTCCTGACTCCACTACCCGTGCGGCGATCGCCAACGCGGTGAGGACGCCATCGCCGGTCGTCCCGTGGTCAGACATGATGACGTGTCCGGACTGTTCTCCACCCAGGGAGTAGCTCCCGGACCGCATGTCCTCCAGCACATAGCGGTCGCCGACTGCCGTCTGACGGATCACGATCTGTTCGCGCTCCATCGCCTGGATGAGACCGAGGTTGCTCATCACGGTGATGACCAGAGTGTCGTCGACGAGTCGGCCTTGTTCACGAAGGCTCAACGCCAGGATCGCCATGATCTGATCGCCGTCGACGATGCTGCCTTCAGCATCGACGGCCAGGCACCGGTCGGCGTCGCCGTCCCAGGCGAACCCGAGGTCCGCTCCTCGAGCGACAACAGCTTCTTGGAGCCGTTCGAGGTGGGTCGAACCGTATCCATCGTTGATGTTCAGACCGTCAGGAGAGGTCCCGATCTCGTCCACCGTGGCGCCGGCACGCTTGAAGACCTCCGGCCCGACCTCGCTGGCAGCTCCATGTGCGGCGTCGACGACGACGTGCAATCCGTCCAAGCGGGTGGAGACGCTGGTGAGTAGGTGCTCAATATAGAATTCCGTGCCTTCTGGGAAAGGTCTGATCCGCCCAACACCAGCCCCGAGAGGGCGTTCCACCCAAGGCTCCCCCATACGCGTGCTGATCGCGTCCTCGGTGGCATCGCTGAGTTTGTGCCCACCCTTGCCGAGGAATTTGATGCCATTGTCCGGCATTGCGTTGTGAGAGGCCGACAGGACTGCGCCCATAGAAGCACTCATCCGAGCGGTCAGGTAGGCGATGGCCGGTGTCGGCAGAACGCCTGCATCAAGGACATCGACCCCAGCAGAAGCGAAACCTGCACAGACAGCAGCCCCCAGGAATTCACCTGAAGCCCGGGTGTCCCGGCCTACGACAGCGACGGCCCGATGCCCACCGAAAGCTCCGCGGTCTCCCAGGGCTCGTGCAGCTGCTACGGACAGGTTCAGTGCCAGATCAGCGGTCAGGTCCTTATTAGCGAGGCCACGAACCCCGTCGGTACCGAACAGACGTGCTCCCATTAGCAGCGTTTCCCCTTCTTGTCCCAGTGAGGCGCGCGATTTACTGCACCAATCTAGCGGGCTGTTCGGAAAAGTGACCGGCCGGTACTCTTCCGCCTGCGAAAAAACTTGAGTTGCAACAGGGGTCGCGTCCGCACCATGGTGCGGACGCGACCCCTGAGACGAGAACGCGCACTATTAATGAAGCGTAGCTCTTCCCCGAAATCGGGATATCGACCAACATCTTCTCGACGAGCAGGCTGCTTCTGATTTCGCGTGAGCAGCCGCACGGCACGGACACGTGAAATCGAATATTCTGCCCGGGATATCCTGTTGTCGATCTGCGGTTGCGGAAATCAGCGCTTGGAGTACTGAGGTGCCTTACGCGCCTTCTTGAGACCGGCCTTCTTGCGCTCGGGAACGCGAGCGTCCCGGGTCAGGAAGCCGGCCTTCTTCAGCGCCGGACGGTTCAGCTCGGCGTCGACCTCGTTCAGGCTGCGAGCCACACCGAGACGGACTGCCCCGGCCTGTCCGGAGGGCCCACCACCGTGGACGCGCACGAGCACATCGTACGAGCCATCGAGTTCGAGCACCTTCAGAGGCTCGTTAACGATCTGCTGGTGGACCTTGTTCGGGAAGTAGTCTTCCAGGGAACGGCCGTTGATCTTCCATTCCCCAGTACCCGGGACGATACGAACGCGAGCAATGGCCTGCTTGCGACGCCCGGTCGCAGAGCCCGGCGCGGATGCAGACGGACGCTGCACCGGAGCTTCAAGGTTGGCATCGGACTCAGTGGTGTATTCGGACAGCGCGGGCTCGTCGAGCTCGAGCTCAGTGGTGATGTCGGACACGGTTCTCCTCGTGTTCTGGGCGTCAGGTCAGCGCAAAGCTGATTACTGCGCGACCTGCGAAATCTCGAAGGGCACCGGCTTCTGAGCCTGGTGAGGGTGGGTGGTGCCCGCGTACACCTTCAGCTTGCTCAGCTGCTGACGCGCGAGGGAGTTCTTGGGGAGCATTCCCCGAATCGCCTTCTCGACAGCGCGCTCCGGCGACTTGGCCATGAGCTCGGTGTAGGAGGTGGAGCGGAGTCCGCCCGGGTAACCCGAGTGGTGGTAAGCCTTCTTCTGCGCCAGCTTTGAGCCGGTCAGCGCGACCTTGTCAGCGTTGATGATGATGACGAAGTCGCCGGTGTCGATGTGCGGCGCGAAGGTCGGCTTGTGCTTGCCGCGCAGCAGAACCGCGGCCTGCGACGCGAGACGGCCGAGAACTACGTCCGTCGCGTCGATGACATGCCAGGCCCGGTCGACGTCGCCCGGCTTAGGGGTGTAAGTACGCACGGAACAGCCTTGCTTTCTCTCGTGATTGCTCAGCGTGGGGTCGTGCGGGCGTCGCTCTCGCGTCCGGCCCTGCGCGACCGTGAGGCCGCAAATGCACAACATGTCAAGAATACCGGCGCTCAAGGAATGACCAAAACTTCACCCATAAAGCCCTGACATTGCCATTCGTCATAACTACAGCTCCCGCGCGAGCATCTGCACAGGTTTTATGCAGAGAAATTGTGCAGCACGCTACGCTTAATCATGCTTCCTTCCACGGACTCCCCCACTGTTCTCCCCGAGGAACCCAACACCCAGCCCCCGGTCGATACTCAAGCGCTACGCGTCCTAGCGCACCCGTTACGTTCCCGTTTACTTTCGGA
It contains:
- a CDS encoding carbonic anhydrase, yielding MTSRIPQKLAGSAAATSRPASPAQAWAALRAGNDRFVAGTPERPNQNAARRGEIVGGQAPFAVFFGCGDSRVAAEVIFDQGLGDLFVVRTAGHILSDGVLGSLEFAVEELSVPLIVVLGHDSCGAVKAAIRHYNDASMPKGYIRDIVERVTPSVIAAHRAGATTTDEVEVEHVRQTLHLIYERSQLIRNTVDRGQCAIIGLTYALAEGHATVVDYLGVITE
- the glmM gene encoding phosphoglucosamine mutase — translated: MGARLFGTDGVRGLANKDLTADLALNLSVAAARALGDRGAFGGHRAVAVVGRDTRASGEFLGAAVCAGFASAGVDVLDAGVLPTPAIAYLTARMSASMGAVLSASHNAMPDNGIKFLGKGGHKLSDATEDAISTRMGEPWVERPLGAGVGRIRPFPEGTEFYIEHLLTSVSTRLDGLHVVVDAAHGAASEVGPEVFKRAGATVDEIGTSPDGLNINDGYGSTHLERLQEAVVARGADLGFAWDGDADRCLAVDAEGSIVDGDQIMAILALSLREQGRLVDDTLVITVMSNLGLIQAMEREQIVIRQTAVGDRYVLEDMRSGSYSLGGEQSGHVIMSDHGTTGDGVLTALAIAARVVESGRSLADLASVMHRLPQVLINVKGVDKDRVQSDEGVQQAVREIEAQFGSSGRVLLRKSGTEPLVRVMVEADTQERAQEAADQLASVVRARLTLSS
- the rplM gene encoding 50S ribosomal protein L13; this encodes MRTYTPKPGDVDRAWHVIDATDVVLGRLASQAAVLLRGKHKPTFAPHIDTGDFVIIINADKVALTGSKLAQKKAYHHSGYPGGLRSTSYTELMAKSPERAVEKAIRGMLPKNSLARQQLSKLKVYAGTTHPHQAQKPVPFEISQVAQ
- a CDS encoding fumarate hydratase; translation: MSDFVYEDLLPIGDDPTPYRKLSDDGVRTISGPDGRTFLQIAPEALTLLAQTAMHDIAHYLRPAHLQQLRTIMDDPEASDNDKFVALDLLKNANISAGDVLPMCQDTGTAIVMGKRGQHVLTEGTDEEPISRGVYEAYTKLNLRYSQNAPVTMFEEKNTGNNLPAQIELYADTAPGHENTYKFLFMAKGGGSANKSYLFQETKAILNPEAIRSFLREKISSLGTAACPPYHLAIVIGGTSAEFALKSAKYASAKYLDELPTKGNAATGRGFRDLDMEHKVLELTRELGIGAQFGGKYFCHDVRVIRLPRHGASLPVAIAVSCSADRQCRGKITPEGVFIEQLEFEPAKYLPEVIDDDLPDQGDDVVRIDLSRPMPEILHELSQHPIRTRVSLTGTLVVGRDIAHAKIKERLDAGEEMPQYMKDHPVYYAGPAKTPEGMPSGSFGPTTAGRMDSYVDQFQAAGGSMIMLAKGNRSKQVTDACANHGGFYLGSIGGPAARLAQDCIKKVEVLEYPELGMEAVWKIEVEDFPAFIVVDDKGNDFFATVGPKSIQRTIPTRPGLEDQGRGPDSGTVK
- the rpsI gene encoding 30S ribosomal protein S9, whose amino-acid sequence is MSDITTELELDEPALSEYTTESDANLEAPVQRPSASAPGSATGRRKQAIARVRIVPGTGEWKINGRSLEDYFPNKVHQQIVNEPLKVLELDGSYDVLVRVHGGGPSGQAGAVRLGVARSLNEVDAELNRPALKKAGFLTRDARVPERKKAGLKKARKAPQYSKR